TGTGTTGCAAACTTTGCAGCTGATAGAATTCATCTTTAAATGAACACAAAATGGCATGTAAAAATCGGTcgagaaatgtcttgtttagccATTAGCCGCCATTTCCGTCCCTATAAACACTATTACCttaaagaaaaccaaatttaacACCGAGGTTTGATTAGTTAAGAggataattttaagaattaattgtgCTTTGAAAAAGCAAAAccgggagcagcaaacattttgccTATGTAGGCATCAGCTGTAttatatcagttataaaaaatttgaaagataagaaatgttttaaaatttgtataacaattccaacggtagTGTTTCAAACGGAATCCATCAATGcgtaagcgagcacgaccactttaaaaaGTTATGCTTTGCACAAGCTAGGAGAAACAAACAACTGATATTTCTCAACTGTGAAATGTTTGGAGCTCCCCAAAATGTCACAGATATTAGATTTTAGGTATTTATCTAATGCCTAAACTCTTAATTTGTAGATAGAAACGCATATCGAACAACATAAATATCTACAGTATTTTTACAAGAATGTTTGTAACTATTAAACTCACAACACTTATCAACGGTTTAACGCTGAAAGTAAGATGTTTTTACATAGCCCTCTGCAACCCCCACGATAATTTCATAATCTATTAAGAATAATGCAAGTAAGTAACATAGATTAGCACTATTATTTGGATGGTTAGTTACGTATTTCGGCAGTCATCTATACTATTCGTCTTAACATTAAGAATACAACActtttaatcttataatatttcTTGGACTGAAGGGAATGGGTCTGTGTGTATGTTGACAAATATGCATATATTATACACCTTAATAAATCTGTGAAGTTTATGTGAACTTTTGAATAGTTGATTGAAACCGTTGGTTTTGTCAATTCGAATGTTAGTCGCAAATTGGAAGCGTTTAAAATTCAAAGGGCGTTATGATAGGGATCATTAGGATAGTGGTATGAAATCCTCTTCTCTAAGAATAATACTTTGATGACTTGTTCAAAATTTTCTTCGCCTTAATCTGCGTGCCATTATAAGACgagtcttttttattttcaatatcatgATTGCCAATCtgaattttaattgaatactGTAGGGTTGCAATCTTAGCAATCCCAAAACTCTCTGCTGGACATTTTAAAGCAAGTCAACCAAAAAGTTACTTTCattccttaaattttaataactgttgCTCGTATAGCACGAaacgatattttataatttgaatcgATGTTTGAACGTTTATGAAGAGATTGGTCTTTAAATCCGTGTACTAGAAATAAACTTCAGGGAATTTAATACTGGTAGTCGAAATTTTAACTAGGAGTTCATCGTTCAGATGTCTGGCAATAGTTTTGCCTGTATCGAAAAATAAAGGCAAAACCATTGTTTTGCAATATGGTTTTGTTGGTCTCCGGATTGGGCGTTCCACAAACCCTCCACCCATCCTGAAGATACCGAAAAACTGAAAATGAATAGAAGCGAAAAGGTGTGAATAAGCTATATCCAtctaattagaataataaatagcaaccatataatatagaataaagataaacaacacaataaatatagAACTCAAAGAATAAACTACATTTAATCTAAGTATATGAGGAAATTTTGTATGCTGGTCTTAACATTTTTATCTCCAGTTATGTAATTGTGTTTATGTAAAAAtcccttaaaaaattactttcaatattCCATAATCCAACAATATTCTGGGAAACTTTCCCAGTAATTCTTTCAATAGAAAACCTAAATTTGGGCTATTTTTAACATTTCGGTGTATGCAAATCATTCCAACGACCATTTATATACCTCCTATAAATGAGTAAGTTCATACAAATCTATGCTCGAAAACTCAATTTCAATAAGATGTCCATAAAACATGCTTAAAGTTTAAGAAACATATAACATTTGTATGGCTCCTAATAATACAGGTAACACGTtcttactgaaaataaaaaatgttgttgatTATCTAAAGGCACTTTTTTCTCTGTTAAAATACATGGAGAAACAAGTTTACTATGAAATAAAGACAACTAGACTAAACTAACATTACACAATGGGATGTAGCAGTGATATAGCAAACATAATACTCAGTACATAACACTCACAGAGTTCTCTACGAATTATTttctattcctccttttttatattgaaagtaTGAAGTTACCAAAGATGATGGGACGAAAAATTTCAGGGCGAGGAGAAGTTGAAAAAGCCAGCCGGATGGCGATATGTTCCAAAGGGTCGGGAACCTGGCGACTCCCTATACCGCTCACATAGAAAATGTCTCGACCAAATAAGACCTGTAAGGAGCAGTGCTAGCATGTCCAGGATCCCAGTGCAAACACACTTCACCGTCGAGCGAGATCCCAGGAGAGACGTTCCAGTATTTCAAGATCCGGAAGTTCCACCTCCAGTACCGACTTCACCCGTGATAGATATGTCCTCCATGGCGGTGAGTACTGAATAGTCTGTTATTATCAGTACAATGATTCGGTACAGAAATTAAAGATGCACTTATTCTTgatcattaaaaacatattttttctttgactgatttttaagtgattttaaatattttcataactaatTGAAGTACTTGTATTGGAAAGGAGTACTATCAAAATCAGAAATTATGTGTTTGTAAATAGTGAAAAAACTGAAAAGGATCTCTCGAATccaggttaattttttttttttttttgtaaaggatACTTtcagaaattgttttatattccGTGCTAAGTTTTCAAAGTCTTGatgacttttataattattatgactGTAGCGTAAATTGTCTAATTTAGTATCGTTGTTATTCTGATGTGTTCTGATATTCCAATAAATGTTAAGTTAAGTCTTGAATGATCCAATATCAAACATTTCAAACTGTATTTATTGTTGCATCAATGACTCAAAGACTGGAAAAATGTCATTACTGTCTATAGGCCTGTCTGAATTATAGAGTTCATTTCTTATATAGGAAACATTGAGTCGATGACAGTGCACGAGGCTTCTTGGAGATTGGCcaagcgttagtgaatatttttaaattggtattatggATAACGAAAATAAAGACGATCAATTTTccagataaataaatgtataaataaattaaaaataaataataaaaataaagttaaatagaTAAACAAACTTGAGTACAACTCTAATACTTTTCTTAACATTGTGACTCAGTAGCACTTGTAGCCCAACTTTGTACAGGATGCTTTGTGAAAGATTTCTTCTATAGACTTTTAATTCCGAATACGTTGACAAGGCTTTATAACATTGCATAGTTTTTAATCCGTGAAATTTGGGCTTCATCACTCAGTAAGTtactaaattattcttttgtctGCTGGGGGCATGTCAAACTTCTTTTCTTTATCTTAACCAGGCTGTCTGTCTGTTCACAAagtatctcaagaataaaattgtataactggTATAATTGCATTTTTGCATGAGGAGGCGTAATCCATATTctgaaatttaattggaaaagaataaaaacaaagttctttgtttgaagtttatttttgacgatggaagttttgtgaaggaaaacaggatttttttccggacaaACTTGCCATACTTTagtgataaaacaaaataaatctgtgacactacgtttcgagatctacaatccaATCTCTTCTTCTGGCAAATAACCAACCTACCACATAATTTTGAGTTTCCTCCACAAAAAATAATAGTACTATGTAATGAAGGTATTGACTCGTACCCATACTGTTAAGTGTTCTTATTCCATACTAGTGTTTTGATTGATTGGAGTGATGTATTTTTACTAGATAGTTCTTTATTCTTAAccattttattcattgaaagttaaaaaaatgcaataaattaaagttatgcAGGAAGTAAAAACGTGTTATAATTACAGTTTGTCAATTATGGTAACAAACTATTACTATTCTATGTATCCAGGAGTATCCCAGAGTATGTCCTGGTACATCCAAGATACCGGTCTTGAGCCACTTCGTTGTCGAGCAAAGCCTTGGAAGAGGAATTCCGGGCGAAGAATGTGTTTgaaccaccaccaccaccagCATACCTTTCGAAGACATTTGAAGTAAGTACTGATATTGTAGGATTTCACAAGTTGTTTTTTGTATATCCTTAGTATATCTAATTTTGCTCATTCGTACATAGGCTCAGAGTGGGTTAAGCTTGTCACTAGAGGGGATGAAACGATTTCATATCTGAATGTTTGTGTGTTCACACGAAATCTCGAAAACGTACTGTTCTATGAATGTTACTTATGGGATTTGGTTGAAAACGTTAGAGAACACTttgaatacatatataaataatatatatactattactattCTATGTATCCAGGAGTATCCCAGAGTATGTCCTGGTACATCCAAGATACCGGTCTTGGATACCGGtcctatatataatatatattatatatataaatatatatatatatatatatatattatttatttatttattttttgagggagaggcaggcaAAGTGCAATTACGcccacaggtggccagcctgtagtgtggaaCTCCCCTAAAAAcaggtttacccactaaaaaaacctTCTCTaatctttaggattctaacctgggattttttatcacattacttcaggttaggcCTAAATATGGCTTAAGCctgtggggctcgctccttatccagccgctcggtcaaggaaTCTGGGCCAcctcgcggtccagatcgggtttcttttccaggaggatgacCCGGACGAattgtgacaaacaatcccagtacccctcatcctccataatcttttcacagaccgtgtccaccgaaaaaaaaaaaaacaccgagttatcttgtggcctccaggcggggccaaTATAAAGAGAACACTTTATATTGGTGATATCCACCATAGCAATTATAAAATTGAAGGACAAACACGTTTTTTAATAAACTGGTTTCAATAATATCACATTTTACGTGTAACATAGAAACTCATATAATGAGGTTTCTTTCGATTGGTTGGAACTTTTCAACGTGTCCTTTAATAATCCgttgtattgttattttgaataGCCTATTAGACAAAGTTACAGCTCAATTATGGTAATGATTTTGTATAGGATTGATCTATgagtgttagtaaatatttttacaaatcaagaggatatctcaagaataaagtgagttataaacttgaaatgttgtgTACTTTGCTTTGTTATCACTAAGAAGTTTAGAACAACTTCTATTTTATCTGTCTATCCGTCTCTCTTGCTTGGATGTCTGTTTACCGTtcggatatctcaagaataaagtgagttataaacttgaaatgttgtgTACTTTGCTTTGTTATCACTAAGAAGTTTAGAACAACTTCTATTTTATCTGTCTATCCGTCTCTCTTGCTTGGATGTCTGTTTACCGGTCGGATATATCTCAAGAATAAAgtgagttataaacttgaaattttgtgtactTTGCTTTGTTATCACTAAGAAGTTTAGAACAACTTATATTTTATCTGTCTATCCGTCTCTCTTGCTTGGATGTCTGTTTACCGGtcggatatctcaagaataaagtgagttataaacttgaaattttgtgtactTTGCTTTGTTATCACTAAGAAGTTTTAGAACAACTTCTATTTTATCTGTCTATCCGTCTCTCTTGCTTGGATGTCTGTTTACCGtcgatatctcaagaataaagtgagttataaaacttgaaattttgtgtgtacTTTGCTTTGTTATCACTAAGAAGTTTAGAACAACTTCTATTTTATCTGTCTATCCGTCTCTCTTGCTTGGATGTCTGTTTACCGtcggatatctcaagaataaagtgagttataaacttgaaattttgtgtactTTGCTTTGTTATCACTAAGAAGTTTAGAACAACTTCTATTTTATCTGTCTATCCGTCTCTCTTGCTTGGATGTCTGTTTACCGtcggatatctcaagaataaagtgagttataaacttgaaattttgtgtactTTGCTTTGTTATCACTAAGAAGTCTAGAACAACTTCTATTTTATCTGTCTATCCGTCTCTCTTGCTTGGATGTCTGTTTACCGtcggatatctcaagaataaagtgagttataaacttgaaatgttgtgTACTTTGCTTTGTTATCACTAAGAAGTTTTAGAACAACTTATATTTTATCTGTCTATCCGTCTCTCTTGCTTGGATGTCTGTTTACCGtcggatatctcaagaataaagtgagttataaacttgaaattttgtgtgtacTTTGCTTTGTTATCACTAAGAAGTTTTAGAACAACTTCTATTTTATCTGTCTATCCGTCTCTCTTGCTTGGATGTCTGTTTACCGtcggatatctcaagaataaagtgagttataaacttgaaattttgtgtactTTGCTTTGTTATCACTAAGAAGTTTAGAAACAACTTCTATTTTATCTGTCTATCCGTCTCTCTTGCTTGGATGTCTGTTTACCGTCGGATATCTCAAGAGCGAATTAAACTATTAACTTggacatttttaatgtaaacttaatttataccGAAGGaacgtaatttttaattatggGAATAATAATGTTCTCCTATGGTAGGGCCTACTTTGATGAGCGTTTACGCAGCTTTCATACGCGCATGATATTTTAATACCTGTAGAACAtttgcataaaaaaaaacattatacaaggtgtttgaaaagtatgggtacggcttaatattttaaaaaccataggagataacatctataaactttgcacagtgtcatatggctatgtaaactattttttcttggtattaccatgacatgccaaccatgggggacggcccacagaggaaaacatggaaatcttaaattgaagcatgggtcgagtgatacctcatttgaaagagctcacttagtagagttgaattccgcaaaccgcatctcaaaaacatcggtatttatggtgtgttttttagttttatttattgtgttataaaatttatgacatcaaatcaatcaatcaatcaaaaacatctttatttccattaaggtacaaaaaaaaaatttagaaatcataggagcacaattttacatttaataatataaaattactttagtaattcaccaaaacataaaactactaacaaattaaatacttatatatatatagactgctctaatgattgtggaaatgtttcctcacataggtgcatagcacctgtgcgtgagagagaatgagtcccattaattcaaaaattattttcttagggaaaatatgatgttaaaataatgttgtttagaaaaaaaatatatatatagaaaaataattcatttaataaatataaatactgataacgctcatagtggtaaagaagaaaaatcaATATGAGGTTAAAGAAGAGACGCAATATAACAAACATTACTTATCAGTGAttgtaggtaattaaaataaggataaacgacgaaatattagttgataagaaataaaaaaccgacAGACAAACGGACTCCTCAGTCAGGACAATGCTAGAGGCCTCTGCCCCCTCCTTTCAATTAGCCTACCCCAACTAATCTTACCCCGTACCTCTATCTACCACGCTGGCCACCAACACCACACGCTCACACTCACACGCACAAACCCACATAacacccccccccacacacaacacacacacacacacacacacacacacacacacacacacacaccacaaacACACAACTATTACCATGCGATCACAATTATAAAAGCACGCTCCCATCCTGTAAtccaattttggacattaaattctgtaatcagatgttataatcctttccat
The sequence above is drawn from the Homalodisca vitripennis isolate AUS2020 unplaced genomic scaffold, UT_GWSS_2.1 ScUCBcl_4863;HRSCAF=11286, whole genome shotgun sequence genome and encodes:
- the LOC124373128 gene encoding uncharacterized protein LOC124373128; translation: MKEELKFGYTQDLPGGYVPTDDSCSPVPFGPQPYEFMGEEKLKKPAGWRYVPKGREPGDSLYRSHRKCLDQIRPVRSSASMSRIPVQTHFTVERDPRRDVPVFQDPEVPPPVPTSPVIDMSSMAEYPRVCPGTSKIPVLSHFVVEQSLGRGIPGEECV